In Nitrosospira briensis C-128, a genomic segment contains:
- a CDS encoding RrF2 family transcriptional regulator: MILSRTTQYAIQALIYMATQPRGVAVLNRTIADHLRSSPTYLAKILQDLSRGNLLYSFRGKQGGFCLRENSDQINLMQIAILTEGPGFTDGCVLGLKVCSDKTPCPMHVKWWPIKQEIVKLLQNQTLDLLAAMVVSGRYKLTDLPEAALGGQNRLGESCPDGL, from the coding sequence ATGATTTTATCCCGCACAACTCAGTATGCCATTCAGGCCCTTATTTATATGGCAACGCAACCCCGTGGCGTGGCCGTACTGAATCGCACCATTGCCGACCACCTGAGGTCGTCCCCAACCTATCTTGCCAAGATTCTGCAAGACTTGTCCCGCGGCAACCTGCTTTATTCTTTCCGCGGAAAACAAGGAGGCTTTTGCCTGAGGGAAAATAGCGACCAAATTAATCTGATGCAGATCGCCATCCTTACCGAGGGTCCCGGATTCACCGATGGCTGCGTGCTGGGACTCAAGGTTTGCAGTGATAAAACGCCCTGTCCGATGCATGTCAAATGGTGGCCAATCAAGCAGGAGATCGTGAAGCTGTTGCAGAACCAGACCCTGGACCTGCTTGCCGCCATGGTCGTAAGCGGCAGATATAAACTGACCGATTTACCGGAGGCCGCACTTGGCGGTCAAAACCGCCTGGGCGAAAGCTGCCCGGACGGATTGTAA
- a CDS encoding helix-turn-helix domain-containing protein, with protein MSLWLKTGDASLLERVVKRKHVFKRGDVLYRMGQPMEYMYVIRGGSVKTSVSTEDGQVQVIGFHIVGELLGLNAIESRQHNCEAQATGITSVCEVSIDRFEELASTDPAIQHEILKIMSAEIHHSHELLLLLGKHNAEERLATFLLSLSQQFARRHCSATEFDLSMSRSDIGNHLGIAEETVCRIFARFQDDGLISSRYRRVKLNDLERLKQIVYHRRTSNARDSVDRQLEA; from the coding sequence ATGTCCCTTTGGTTGAAGACGGGTGACGCATCTTTGCTTGAGCGAGTCGTCAAAAGAAAGCACGTGTTTAAACGCGGAGATGTTTTGTATCGCATGGGGCAGCCGATGGAATACATGTATGTCATCCGCGGCGGATCAGTCAAAACCAGCGTCAGCACCGAGGACGGGCAGGTGCAGGTTATCGGTTTTCACATAGTAGGAGAATTGCTGGGTTTGAACGCCATCGAGAGCCGGCAACATAACTGTGAAGCCCAGGCGACGGGAATTACCTCTGTTTGTGAAGTTTCCATCGATCGCTTTGAAGAGCTGGCAAGTACGGATCCCGCCATTCAGCACGAAATTCTCAAAATCATGAGCGCGGAAATCCATCACAGCCATGAATTGCTGCTATTGCTGGGCAAGCATAATGCTGAAGAGCGTCTGGCTACGTTCTTGCTCAGCCTGTCTCAGCAGTTCGCACGGCGCCATTGTTCGGCTACCGAATTCGACCTGAGCATGTCGCGCAGCGATATAGGAAACCATCTGGGAATCGCGGAGGAGACCGTTTGCCGTATATTTGCACGGTTTCAGGATGACGGCCTCATCAGCAGCCGGTATAGGCGTGTAAAGCTGAACGATCTGGAGCGTTTGAAGCAGATCGTCTATCACCGACGTACCAGCAACGCTCGGGATTCCGTGGATCGCCAGCTCGAAGCCTGA
- a CDS encoding ComEA family DNA-binding protein — MRKLLITIVTMLVTVLPFTGAHAVVNINTATEAELRTLPGITAPRAKAIIDYRSKAGAFRSTDDLSKVDSLIDMRVIRKDISITGPTQIRQDDKPAAK; from the coding sequence ATGCGAAAATTACTTATCACCATTGTCACGATGCTTGTCACCGTGTTACCGTTTACCGGCGCCCACGCGGTTGTTAACATCAACACCGCTACCGAGGCCGAGCTTCGGACTCTTCCAGGTATCACCGCTCCCAGAGCCAAGGCGATCATTGATTATCGCTCAAAAGCGGGTGCGTTCAGGTCGACGGATGATTTGTCGAAAGTCGACAGCCTCATTGACATGCGCGTAATCCGCAAGGATATTTCGATCACCGGCCCCACCCAGATTCGGCAAGACGACAAGCCTGCAGCCAAGTAA
- the typA gene encoding translational GTPase TypA, protein MSRSIRNIAIIAHVDHGKTTMVDKLLHQAGSFAAHQHIADRVMDSSDIERERGITILAKNCAVDYQGVHINIVDTPGHADFGGEVERVLSMVDGVLLLVDAVEGPMPQTRFVTKKALALGLRPIVVVNKVDRPGARPDWVVNHTFDLFDKLGANEDQLDFPVVYASALNGYAMLDLKQTSADMRPLFDTILKHVPAPEGNPDEPLQLQIAALDYSSFVGRIGIGRISRGRLRPAQDVLVLDGSNAPKKVRVNQVLGFRGIERVQLEEAMAGDIVLINGVEELSIGATLADIDRPEALPMRAVDEPTLTMNFQVNTSPFAGKEGKFVTSRQLRERLEKELLTNVAMKLEETDDTDSFLVSGRGELHLTILLESMRREGYELAVSRPHVVIREIDGVKCEPFEMLTVDVEETHQGGVMEALGARRGDLQDMVSDERGRVRLDYRIPARGLIGFQSDFMTMTRGTGLMSHVFDEYAPMRPEIAARRNGVLISAEQGEAVAYALWKLQERGRMFVSPGDRLYEGMVIGIHSRDNDLVVNPIKGKQLTNIRASGTDEAVTLTPPIQLTLESAIEFIADDELVEITPKTIRIRKRFLQEHERKKASRAAA, encoded by the coding sequence ATGTCCCGTTCCATACGAAATATCGCTATTATCGCCCACGTCGATCACGGCAAGACCACTATGGTGGATAAATTGCTGCACCAGGCAGGCTCTTTTGCCGCGCATCAGCATATTGCCGATCGGGTAATGGATTCAAGCGATATCGAGCGCGAGCGCGGCATCACGATCCTCGCCAAGAATTGTGCCGTGGATTACCAGGGCGTGCACATCAATATCGTCGATACACCCGGCCATGCCGATTTTGGCGGTGAGGTGGAGCGGGTGCTATCCATGGTGGATGGCGTGCTGCTGCTGGTCGATGCGGTCGAAGGCCCCATGCCGCAGACCCGTTTTGTCACAAAGAAAGCGCTGGCGCTGGGGCTTCGCCCCATAGTCGTCGTCAATAAGGTCGACCGTCCCGGTGCGCGCCCCGACTGGGTGGTGAATCATACTTTTGACTTGTTCGACAAGCTGGGCGCGAATGAAGATCAGCTGGATTTTCCAGTGGTTTACGCCTCAGCGCTCAACGGCTATGCCATGCTGGACCTGAAGCAGACCAGTGCCGATATGCGTCCGCTTTTTGATACCATACTCAAGCACGTCCCAGCGCCCGAAGGCAATCCCGACGAACCGCTGCAACTGCAGATTGCTGCGCTTGATTATTCAAGTTTCGTTGGGCGTATCGGTATTGGCCGCATCAGCCGTGGACGGCTCAGGCCCGCCCAGGATGTGTTGGTGCTGGACGGATCGAATGCGCCGAAGAAGGTCAGGGTCAACCAGGTGCTGGGTTTTCGCGGTATCGAGCGAGTCCAGTTGGAAGAAGCCATGGCGGGCGACATCGTTCTGATCAATGGTGTCGAGGAACTCAGTATCGGGGCGACGCTGGCCGATATTGACCGGCCCGAGGCGCTGCCGATGCGTGCGGTGGACGAGCCCACGCTGACGATGAACTTCCAGGTGAATACATCGCCTTTTGCCGGGAAGGAAGGCAAGTTTGTCACCAGCCGTCAATTGCGCGAGCGCCTTGAAAAGGAACTGCTGACCAATGTCGCGATGAAGCTGGAGGAAACGGACGATACCGATTCGTTTCTAGTTTCCGGGCGGGGCGAGCTGCACCTGACCATTTTGCTGGAAAGCATGCGTCGTGAAGGCTATGAGCTTGCCGTATCGCGTCCGCACGTAGTGATTCGTGAAATTGACGGTGTCAAGTGCGAGCCGTTCGAAATGCTCACCGTCGATGTTGAAGAGACGCATCAAGGTGGAGTAATGGAGGCGCTGGGCGCGCGCCGCGGCGATTTGCAGGACATGGTCTCGGATGAGCGCGGACGTGTGAGGCTGGATTACCGTATTCCTGCGCGGGGTTTGATCGGCTTCCAATCCGACTTCATGACCATGACGCGAGGTACAGGCCTGATGAGCCATGTATTCGACGAATACGCACCGATGCGGCCGGAAATAGCCGCACGCCGGAACGGCGTACTGATTTCCGCAGAGCAGGGTGAAGCCGTAGCGTATGCGCTTTGGAAATTGCAGGAGCGCGGGCGCATGTTTGTCAGTCCAGGGGATCGCCTGTATGAAGGAATGGTGATCGGCATTCACAGCCGCGATAATGATCTTGTCGTCAACCCGATAAAGGGCAAGCAGTTGACCAACATTCGCGCATCCGGAACTGACGAGGCCGTGACCCTGACGCCGCCGATCCAGCTCACTCTCGAGTCCGCGATTGAATTCATCGCCGATGATGAATTGGTGGAGATTACCCCCAAGACCATTCGCATTCGCAAGCGTTTCCTGCAGGAGCACGAACGCAAGAAAGCTTCGCGCGCCGCTGCATAA
- a CDS encoding DsbA family protein — translation MSERKLWYVADPMCSWCWGFSPVIEVIQREYGGRFEVELLLGGLRPGAKQPMLPTQREQILHHWRAVQQRTAQPFRFEGAMPEGFVYDTEPASRGVVAVSLINREAIFSFFKMVQSAFYVEQQDVTNPIVLSQLAARVGIDAQQFGQAFESDIAKRLTLEHFQKASQWGVHGFPTVIGQSGADYRLLNTGYCSLDELRPKLDGWLLDQLDTPRPSS, via the coding sequence ATGAGTGAAAGAAAGCTCTGGTATGTCGCTGACCCCATGTGTTCATGGTGCTGGGGTTTCTCTCCGGTAATCGAAGTGATTCAGCGTGAGTATGGTGGCCGGTTTGAGGTAGAGCTATTACTGGGTGGTTTGCGGCCAGGGGCGAAACAACCGATGCTCCCGACGCAACGTGAACAGATACTCCACCATTGGCGTGCTGTGCAGCAACGGACTGCGCAGCCATTCCGGTTCGAAGGTGCGATGCCGGAAGGGTTTGTTTACGACACCGAACCCGCCAGCCGCGGAGTGGTTGCCGTATCCTTGATCAACCGCGAAGCGATCTTTTCTTTTTTCAAGATGGTGCAATCCGCGTTCTACGTCGAGCAACAGGATGTGACGAACCCCATTGTGCTGTCACAACTCGCCGCGAGGGTGGGAATAGATGCCCAGCAGTTCGGGCAGGCGTTCGAGTCCGATATCGCGAAGCGCCTGACGCTTGAACATTTCCAGAAGGCAAGTCAGTGGGGTGTGCATGGCTTTCCCACTGTAATCGGGCAGAGCGGGGCGGATTACCGCCTGCTCAACACGGGTTATTGTTCACTTGATGAATTGCGTCCAAAGCTGGACGGGTGGTTGCTGGATCAGCTTGATACTCCCCGGCCAAGCTCATAA
- a CDS encoding RcnB family protein, producing MYKALLKFFVSAMALSIFCISMPVFAEKGGGDHKANQHRHQKEKNWNKGKNQNYRSHGMRVLPGSFDSRQRAVILDYYGPRFQSGRCPPGLAKKYNGCMPPGQARKWGVGRALPRNVVFYDLPPHLIRQLGAPGPGYRYVRVAADILLIAAGTGMVIDAIMDLNSM from the coding sequence ATGTATAAAGCACTTTTGAAGTTTTTTGTTTCGGCCATGGCGCTTTCGATATTCTGCATCTCCATGCCCGTATTTGCCGAGAAGGGGGGAGGCGATCATAAGGCGAATCAACATCGCCATCAAAAGGAAAAAAATTGGAACAAGGGCAAGAATCAGAATTATCGATCTCACGGAATGCGAGTTCTGCCGGGTAGTTTTGACTCGAGGCAACGCGCTGTTATCCTCGATTACTATGGTCCCCGCTTTCAGAGCGGCCGCTGTCCGCCAGGCTTGGCCAAGAAGTACAACGGTTGCATGCCGCCCGGACAAGCAAGAAAATGGGGAGTGGGACGCGCCTTGCCCCGGAATGTGGTGTTTTATGATCTCCCGCCTCACCTGATCAGGCAATTGGGCGCGCCTGGGCCGGGTTACCGCTATGTGCGTGTCGCGGCGGACATTCTTTTGATAGCAGCAGGTACCGGTATGGTTATCGATGCCATCATGGATTTAAATTCAATGTGA
- a CDS encoding aminoglycoside phosphotransferase family protein, which yields MNHNILARRPGDLDVGWAQRVINKHHSRTIVSNVNIVSVDIGTTTRIRLAIEHNGPAALPRQWFVKLPSLTWRARMITALPRLLHTEVRFYNEAAQAIPIAIPGLLAAQSMLGKGSTLVLSDVTESGAIAGHTGDALTAAQATLVIEQLARIHAHFWGKADLARTYHWLAAPVRRLEDHLGTALAVPLMKRGLHRAGKLIPSALYPLAVRYARNRHQVMRFLSNAPQTLVHHDCHPGNLFWNQSRPGLLDWQLVRFGEGIGDVAYFLATALDPEIRRAHEMKLLSVYIQGLRDNGITGIDNAGLLQRYRAHLIYPFEAMVVSLAVGGMIKLEANQELIRRTVAAVDDLAVFSAIPI from the coding sequence ATGAATCATAATATTCTTGCACGCCGGCCCGGCGATTTAGACGTTGGCTGGGCTCAGCGTGTCATTAACAAACATCATTCCCGTACAATCGTATCGAACGTGAATATTGTTTCTGTCGATATCGGCACGACCACGCGAATTCGTCTCGCAATTGAGCACAATGGACCTGCAGCACTGCCTAGACAGTGGTTCGTAAAACTGCCGTCGCTGACGTGGCGCGCACGAATGATCACCGCTTTGCCAAGATTGTTACATACAGAGGTGCGCTTCTATAATGAAGCCGCTCAAGCCATACCCATCGCGATACCCGGTCTATTGGCGGCACAGAGCATGCTGGGGAAAGGATCGACGCTGGTTCTGAGCGACGTAACAGAATCCGGCGCGATTGCCGGGCATACCGGCGATGCCCTGACGGCGGCACAGGCTACGCTCGTTATTGAACAGCTTGCCCGCATTCATGCTCATTTCTGGGGAAAAGCCGATCTCGCGCGAACTTATCACTGGCTGGCGGCACCGGTACGTCGCCTGGAAGATCATCTGGGCACCGCCCTGGCTGTTCCATTGATGAAGCGAGGATTGCATCGGGCTGGAAAGCTCATCCCTTCGGCTCTTTATCCACTGGCCGTTCGCTATGCGCGAAATCGCCACCAGGTAATGCGTTTTCTTTCTAACGCGCCGCAAACACTCGTTCATCATGATTGCCATCCCGGCAATCTATTCTGGAACCAGTCTCGACCTGGCCTTCTTGATTGGCAGCTTGTACGCTTCGGGGAAGGTATAGGGGACGTTGCCTATTTTCTTGCGACTGCGCTTGATCCGGAAATCCGGCGAGCTCACGAGATGAAGCTTTTGTCGGTTTATATACAGGGGCTCAGAGATAACGGAATCACAGGCATCGATAACGCTGGTCTATTGCAGAGATATCGCGCCCACCTTATCTATCCCTTTGAAGCAATGGTTGTGTCACTCGCCGTCGGTGGAATGATAAAGCTGGAAGCCAATCAAGAACTCATCCGCCGGACAGTGGCTGCTGTAGATGACCTCGCTGTCTTTTCCGCCATTCCGATATGA
- a CDS encoding exosortase system-associated protein, TIGR04073 family, whose protein sequence is MKRILKPLLLLSALLFFSPQAAVAASYAADAGDKLAHGMANLVTGIGEVPKNMVMTTNEKGIGYGLTTGVFSGIVSGIGRSLTGIVDLVTFYVPTEPIITPGYVWQDFDTKETRFDSKWKSKDY, encoded by the coding sequence ATGAAACGTATACTGAAACCGTTGTTGCTGCTATCCGCATTGTTATTCTTTTCGCCTCAGGCGGCGGTCGCCGCCAGCTATGCTGCGGATGCCGGCGACAAGCTTGCGCACGGCATGGCGAACCTGGTAACAGGCATAGGAGAAGTTCCAAAGAATATGGTAATGACGACCAATGAAAAAGGCATAGGTTATGGACTTACGACCGGGGTGTTTTCCGGAATCGTATCCGGGATTGGCCGATCGTTGACCGGCATCGTCGATCTGGTGACGTTCTACGTTCCGACCGAGCCGATAATCACACCTGGCTATGTCTGGCAGGACTTTGACACCAAGGAAACGCGCTTCGACAGCAAATGGAAGTCCAAAGACTACTAG
- a CDS encoding exosortase system-associated protein, TIGR04073 family, protein MKNMLKPLLLLSALLFFSPQGAMADTYVENVGDKLAHGVANTITGIGEVPKNMIMTTNEKGIGYGLTAGLASGIIYGIGRTLTGVVDLVTFIIPTKPIIYPDFIWKEFDTKQTHFHPEWKLQK, encoded by the coding sequence ATGAAAAATATGTTGAAACCGCTGCTACTGCTGTCTGCTCTGTTGTTCTTTTCACCTCAGGGCGCGATGGCCGATACTTACGTCGAAAACGTAGGTGATAAACTCGCTCACGGCGTTGCGAATACCATAACAGGCATAGGGGAAGTTCCGAAGAACATGATAATGACGACCAATGAGAAGGGTATTGGTTACGGACTTACCGCTGGATTGGCGTCGGGAATCATATATGGAATTGGCCGTACATTGACGGGCGTTGTAGATCTGGTGACCTTCATTATTCCGACCAAGCCTATCATTTACCCCGATTTTATCTGGAAGGAATTCGACACCAAGCAAACCCACTTCCATCCGGAATGGAAGCTACAAAAATAA
- a CDS encoding exosortase system-associated protein, TIGR04073 family, which translates to MKNILKSLLLLSATLFFSSQAAAGEDGYFKGVGIKLGHGAMNAVTGVAEVPRNMLYESNDKGIGYGLTTGLFKGIGYGVGRTAAGFIDLATFFIPSKPIIAPGYVWENFTTEPTHFRPWR; encoded by the coding sequence ATGAAAAATATACTGAAATCGTTACTGCTATTATCTGCAACGTTATTCTTTTCTTCTCAGGCTGCGGCGGGGGAGGATGGCTATTTCAAAGGCGTAGGCATCAAGCTCGGGCATGGCGCCATGAACGCCGTAACAGGCGTGGCGGAAGTTCCGAGAAATATGCTGTATGAGTCCAATGACAAAGGCATCGGCTATGGACTCACCACCGGATTGTTCAAGGGTATTGGGTATGGGGTGGGCCGTACCGCTGCCGGCTTTATAGATCTTGCCACGTTCTTCATTCCGAGCAAACCGATAATCGCACCTGGCTATGTGTGGGAAAACTTCACGACCGAACCAACCCACTTCCGGCCATGGAGGTAG
- a CDS encoding glycosyltransferase family 39 protein — translation MPDTAIASVSQVSIVIPTFNEADNIDPLLTRLYELDLPAEDVEIIVVDDNSSDGTPAKVRAWEKRANVRLIERREKPGLTRSILAGAAAARGNIIVVMDAGLSYPPERLPALIAPILAGSCDIAIGSRYVAGGSTEGEPLPRRWLSRLANWLARPLCDVNDATSGYFAFRRELAATIAEPAHGHELLLELLMAGQGKLRVVEVPIRVRHGTHRTHGTSRLSVRPQWAYLQRLMTLAGGTVPVGAAGRFAAVGLLSVAIDALLFQFLMSRGSGLALAHIMSFFTAAAVNYSLHSGRSFRDHAGDLRWNQLGRALTVGMFALLMRGGVLALLIDGWHLPPFLAIFPAIAATAVINYFGTAFYVFPVSVNPPSPEVRWRVASIGIVAFAVLLRLIYLGTAELIPDEAYYWAYAEHMDLSFYDHPPMVAWLIWLGTAIFGNSEFGVRIGSFCCGLITMAYLYALARNLYDKSTAMRAVMLLAVLPLGFVPAALMTPDAPLLAAWAATLYYMERALIADERSAWLGMGIAFGLGILSKYTLGLLGPAALLFVILDPASRRWLRRPHAYLAAALALLLFSPVIIWNFQHDWASIRFQSQRATGIGSQFSLQLLFVHILLVLTPVGMLAAGLALLGKNGADNLHMHRRRLFIRVFTVVPLAAFFWLSLFGAPKFHWTAPVWLAALPTMAWMIGQTDSRQGLANRVRAAWKPAIGVCLFLYAFALHYVVLGVPGVPYAVFNQHYFWREATEEVERVVAAVRQQGGQEPIVVGMSRWSVASALSFYNKEEPMDIRSRNMFGQNAAMYDFWYPSEPPTTRPIILVGMKPHQLEHDIAGVDDITPALVQPGPVKELAIIRDGKPLRRVYYRVAQGYSGTGNKSTTEPAE, via the coding sequence TTGCCTGATACAGCTATAGCCAGCGTCTCTCAAGTTTCCATAGTGATCCCGACGTTCAACGAGGCCGACAACATCGACCCCTTGCTGACGCGCCTGTACGAGCTTGACCTGCCGGCGGAGGACGTCGAGATCATTGTTGTTGACGACAACTCGAGCGACGGCACGCCCGCCAAAGTGCGTGCCTGGGAAAAACGGGCGAATGTACGGCTGATCGAACGTCGGGAAAAACCCGGTCTCACCCGGTCCATCCTGGCCGGCGCGGCAGCGGCACGCGGGAATATCATCGTCGTGATGGATGCAGGCCTGAGCTACCCGCCGGAACGGTTGCCCGCCCTGATTGCCCCCATACTGGCAGGAAGCTGCGACATCGCCATCGGCAGTCGCTACGTAGCGGGCGGCAGCACCGAAGGAGAGCCCCTGCCGCGCCGATGGCTCTCGCGCCTCGCCAACTGGCTTGCCCGCCCCCTCTGCGACGTAAACGACGCCACCTCGGGATATTTCGCCTTCCGGCGGGAACTGGCCGCCACCATTGCCGAACCCGCACACGGCCATGAACTCCTGCTCGAACTGCTCATGGCCGGCCAAGGCAAACTCAGGGTCGTGGAAGTGCCCATCCGCGTTCGTCATGGCACCCATCGCACCCACGGCACCTCCAGATTATCAGTCCGCCCGCAGTGGGCCTACCTGCAACGCCTCATGACCCTGGCCGGCGGTACCGTCCCGGTCGGTGCCGCCGGCCGCTTTGCCGCAGTCGGATTGTTGAGCGTCGCCATAGACGCGCTGTTGTTTCAATTCCTCATGAGCCGTGGTTCCGGGCTCGCCCTGGCGCACATCATGAGCTTCTTCACCGCCGCAGCGGTGAATTACTCACTCCATTCCGGAAGATCATTCCGCGATCATGCAGGCGACCTGCGGTGGAATCAATTGGGCCGCGCCCTCACCGTAGGCATGTTTGCGTTACTGATGCGCGGCGGCGTACTGGCCCTGCTGATCGATGGCTGGCACCTGCCCCCGTTTCTGGCCATCTTCCCGGCCATCGCCGCAACGGCCGTCATCAACTACTTCGGCACCGCATTCTACGTATTTCCCGTCAGCGTGAATCCGCCCTCGCCGGAAGTGCGCTGGCGGGTCGCATCGATTGGAATCGTTGCCTTTGCCGTCCTGTTGCGCCTGATCTATCTGGGCACAGCCGAACTGATTCCCGACGAAGCTTACTACTGGGCCTATGCCGAGCACATGGACCTGAGCTTTTATGATCACCCGCCCATGGTGGCCTGGCTGATCTGGCTTGGCACCGCGATCTTCGGCAACAGCGAGTTCGGAGTCCGGATCGGCTCGTTTTGCTGTGGCCTGATAACGATGGCTTATTTGTATGCGCTGGCGCGCAATCTGTACGATAAGTCGACCGCTATGCGCGCAGTGATGCTGCTGGCGGTGTTGCCGCTTGGCTTTGTTCCTGCCGCACTCATGACGCCGGATGCGCCGCTGCTGGCCGCCTGGGCTGCCACGCTCTACTACATGGAACGCGCATTGATAGCCGATGAGCGTTCGGCCTGGCTGGGCATGGGTATTGCATTCGGCCTGGGCATCCTGTCGAAATACACGCTGGGCCTGCTGGGTCCGGCGGCGCTGCTGTTTGTGATCCTGGACCCCGCTTCGCGCCGCTGGCTGCGCCGTCCGCATGCCTATCTGGCCGCCGCACTTGCGCTACTGCTGTTTTCCCCCGTGATCATCTGGAATTTCCAGCACGACTGGGCATCGATCCGATTTCAATCGCAGCGGGCTACGGGGATAGGCAGCCAATTTTCGTTGCAATTGTTGTTTGTCCACATTTTGCTGGTTTTAACGCCCGTGGGCATGCTGGCTGCGGGCTTGGCATTATTGGGCAAAAATGGCGCCGACAATCTGCACATGCATAGGCGGCGCCTGTTCATACGTGTATTCACCGTCGTGCCGCTCGCCGCATTTTTTTGGCTCAGTCTGTTTGGAGCGCCAAAGTTTCACTGGACGGCGCCGGTATGGCTTGCGGCGCTGCCCACGATGGCGTGGATGATAGGACAAACCGATAGTAGGCAAGGTTTGGCAAACCGTGTCAGAGCGGCGTGGAAACCGGCCATCGGTGTTTGTTTGTTTCTCTACGCATTCGCACTTCACTATGTTGTGCTCGGCGTACCCGGCGTTCCGTACGCGGTTTTTAATCAACACTACTTCTGGCGAGAGGCAACAGAGGAGGTCGAGCGGGTTGTAGCCGCGGTTCGACAGCAGGGCGGGCAAGAGCCTATCGTGGTGGGAATGAGCCGGTGGTCGGTCGCCAGCGCCTTGTCTTTCTATAATAAAGAGGAGCCGATGGACATACGCTCGCGCAACATGTTCGGCCAGAACGCCGCCATGTACGATTTCTGGTATCCATCCGAGCCACCGACGACCCGGCCGATTATACTGGTGGGCATGAAGCCTCATCAGCTCGAACATGATATCGCAGGCGTGGATGATATTACACCCGCGCTCGTTCAACCGGGGCCGGTAAAGGAGTTGGCGATCATTCGGGACGGTAAGCCACTGCGGCGTGTATATTATCGCGTTGCGCAGGGGTATTCCGGCACCGGAAATAAGTCCACTACAGAGCCTGCTGAGTAA